CCTGGTTCAGGAAGCTGAATGTTTATGGGCAGGCATTAGTCGGTGCAGCGCTCATGTCCCTGGACTGTGGGAGgcagccggagtacccggagagaacccagcCAGGAGGGAGAACCAGAGGAGCCTCCAGGCTGGTCCAGCTCGTTGCTGCTGCTTGTCTCGGcctgcagggggcagcagaggcTACGTGGACTATAAAGCGGAACTTTGAGTTTGCCGTGTTTCCCCCGGACTGCTGCACAGCTGGTGCAGCGGCGGCAGCGACGGTGTTCAGTTGAGGTTTGACGATCGATTATTGATCGGAGGACCATAATGCAGTGCGACTGGCTTCATTCAGGTCCGCAGCTGTGGCTCAGGTGCGTCCACAGACAGGTGAGGCTGAGGACGGGGAAGCAGGAGGAGCACCGCGGGTGGCTGCTGACCGTGGACCCGGTGTCCCACAGGTGAGACAGCTCCAGATAAATATTTTACctaaaaagataaaatcatACCGCCACCGTAAATAAATGGCGAATCGCCAGTTTTCGTTCTTTAAACAACCatggtgtttatttttacttaatgtaattttattatctCGCGTTATTGAATTTGTTTGATGTaatttcactttaaaatgtctCAAAGCACCAAGTCGTGTTTTTCACGTCAGTTTGAGTTTTACCTGAACGCGTTTAGCAGCCAGTTCTGCTGATGACgtaacaaatgaaataaaaatagcagATGTCTTATtagtttttgcttattttttgtaACAAAAAGCAACAGTGTCACGTGACGGTGCTATCATTaatgaaaaacacaacatgCGTGTGCCGTTCGTCCTGCaactggtgggttgctggttcaacgCCCCCTCCGACTGTCGTCAGCCGGCTCCAGGCCCCTCAAACCATCCattgtttaaattttaatcACTCCCATCATTTTTGGTGTCATGGCAGAGGCTCAAGTCCGTGACGTCACCCGCTGCTCCTGGTTTGGACGCTTGTCACCTGCGCACGCGGCCCCTTACGTTCACCTCCACCAGGTGCTCACTTCATAGAGTACACTGCGTAGTGTTTAGTGTGAGAAGCTTAGATCTGCTTCCAGGCTGATAGACAAAGATTAGAGTCAAAACCAGCGAGATCTCTGGATTATGTTGGGTTTTATTAACCCAACATAATCCagtaatttttatatatatatatatatatatatatatatatatatatatatatatatatatatatatatatatatatatataatttcagtCGTGTAATACGAACACGAGGCAGAGAGGAACTAAATGGTTGTGTGGTACCGGGTCTGCGGAGGAACTTGCAGAATTGATTTAATTCAGCCTTACTGGGGTTTTTCCAGCAGGAACGTCCTGCTGCAGCTTTAGATCAGATTTAGGTCcatactttgactaggccactctaaaactgtccctggtccaacacgccTGACTGGGCTGTGCAGAGCCCTGCTGATGGCTGGACTGACGTGGTTCTGCTTCTCTCCAGCGTGGTGCTGCTGAGCTTCAGGGAGGACGGCGCCTCGGTGCGTGTGGTTATGGGTCACGCTGTGAAACACGTGGAGGTTCTGCAGGAGCCGGACCAGGACATGGCCGAGCGCCTCCGCTCCTTCTTCCTTCCCCCCAACACCGTGAGTTTGGACCCTGAGGAGCTGCTGAGGAGAAGACTGGCGGTCTGCAGGTGGCTCCAGAAGAACCGGCTTCCTGTGGAGGAGGACGGAGACGAGCTGAGGGTGGCCGGGGTTCTGACCATTAAGGCTCCGTACCGACCCGAGGACTGCTGCAGCTCCAACCAGATCATCCTGGACCGAATCCAGAGACTGGTCCGGCTCCAGCCCGACCCGCATCTAGAGACCATCCAGGACTAACTGGAATCACATCCACTAACTGATTCACGTCTTACTAGAACCTAATGGAGATACTGGTCCAGATTCAGCCGGAACCAGAGAATGAGCCACAGTAATTCTGGCTCTGTCTGAATCTTTCAGTCCAGCTAAGGGGGACATGCATCAGGAGTGATGCAGTCTAATTATTTAGCAAAGGGCGATTAATGGACTCTAGACATAGATTCATCAGAGGTTCTTCTGAACAGAACCGGTTGGAAACGGGAACATCAGCCGACCGGCAGCTTCAGAGGCGCGTCTGATGTGAAGAAGTGTCCAATCAGTGTTCCTCGTTAAGGTCCAATAAATCTATTCTGACTGAAAACTAAAGCGTCGTCATGTTTTACCTGCTGCAGCGCCCCCTGTGGGTGCTGGTGCTTCACTGCAGGACTTAAACAGGATTCAATTTTCAGTTCAATGTTATGACAACGAAATGAAATCATCCACACAGATTGGCTAGAAAGTTATTACAATGTCAAAGTTATTAAATCAAAAAACCCTCTGTCAGATACTGagaaaaattaagattaaagaaactgaTGAACTATGTAGCTCACAGTctgaacctccatctaaagacaaagtggaccttctagaacctggagaacatttccaggattaaaggactgatgtctcagcaggatctgaaaaactaatccatgtttatctttagtagaactgatcactgagaacatggacccggttctgaagtcctcactaagactaagaacgtagagaacatggacccggttctgaagtccttccactaagactaagaacgtagagaacatggacccggttctgaagtcctcactaagactaagaacgtagagaacatggacccggttctgaagtcctcactaagactaagaacgtagagaacatggacccggttctagtGAGGAGCTCTGAGGTATTTTCAGGTAAACATGGAGAATACTGACAAAGCATCCCGTCGGCGGCCAGAAGAATAAAAGGAATTAAAAGATCCGGTTCATTAAAAGTCTAAAAGTCAAAACTAAAATTTTAAGATCAGTTGTGACTGACAGTCGATGTAAATAAATCGAGTGTGATGTGAACTCTTCTGTTCCTGATTAAAGCCTCGCTGCAGCGTTCTAGACCCACTGGATGACGGCTGgtttgttaaaacaaagaagagaGTTACAATAATCTAAATgagaggaaataaaagtaattatctAATCATCTCCAGGTTAGAATGGGAATCAGGGACAGTGACGGGTCAAAAAAAGCACCAAGGTTTCTCAGgcacacatttttaaagctgcTAAAAATCTTCCCAAGGTGGTGA
The window above is part of the Fundulus heteroclitus isolate FHET01 unplaced genomic scaffold, MU-UCD_Fhet_4.1 scaffold_619, whole genome shotgun sequence genome. Proteins encoded here:
- the LOC118561343 gene encoding gem-associated protein 6-like — encoded protein: MQCDWLHSGPQLWLRCVHRQVRLRTGKQEEHRGWLLTVDPVSHSVVLLSFREDGASVRVVMGHAVKHVEVLQEPDQDMAERLRSFFLPPNTVSLDPEELLRRRLAVCRWLQKNRLPVEEDGDELRVAGVLTIKAPYRPEDCCSSNQIILDRIQRLVRLQPDPHLETIQD